One stretch of Tribolium castaneum strain GA2 chromosome 5, icTriCast1.1, whole genome shotgun sequence DNA includes these proteins:
- the Nup43 gene encoding nucleoporin Nup43 produces MAHNIHGTFVSEKVNKIRWRPDFMNASHYFVTGSWDNDQNSIKLWDFQENEEDAEVYPFLVAEFPHNGDITEVKFLNGDFFVASSSSGCVSLLKITSEHGIDPLIERKIYWEGVHKFPNGENCPCTAFCTYDNDIVSVGEDGSINLLNAQNQNVIRTIENADSCSIRCVAFLKHSEILTGNFRGQLKIFDIRAPKSQPATTFMLSGDQISPLCLQNHPTQRHLVVAGDEEGSITIWDLRQNTYPVNVLDAHEGGVMEIHFHPDHPDQLFTCSTDGDVWHWSPKCGSASSLLNGENVWLASEAIKNKLDVFTLMPKLHKPINSLDVNRNKVLCGCDNEAVYLINGVNVFK; encoded by the exons ATGGCCCACAACATTCATGGAACATTTGTTTctgaaaaagttaataaaatccGTTGGAGGCCCGATTTTATGAATGCCTCGCATTATTTTGTAACCGGCAGTTGGGACAATGACCAAAACAGCATCAAACTTTGGGATTTCCAAGAAAATGAAGAAGATGCCGAAGTTTATCCATTTCTGGTGGCTGAATTTCCACACAACGGGGACATAACTGAAGTTAAA tTCTTAAACGGCGATTTTTTCGTTGCTTCTTCGTCGTCGGGCTGCGTCAGTCTGCTGAAGATTACTTCCGAACATGGAATTGATCCCTTAATTGAGAGAAAAATTTACTGGGAGGGAGTTCACAAATTTCCCAATGGGGAGAATTGCCCTTGCACTGCCTTTTGCACCTACGACAACGATATTGTGAGCGTTGGCGAAGACGGTTCTATCAATTTGTTAAATGCCCAAAACCAAAACGTTATCCGCACAATTGAAAACGCCGATAGTTGCTCAATTCGTTGTGTGGCTTTTCTGAAGCATAGCGAAATTTTGACCGGTAATTTTCGTGGACAATTGAAGATTTTCGATATTCGGGCCCCTAAAAGCCAACCCGCGACCACTTTCATGTTGAGTGGGGATCAAATCTCGCCATTGTGTCTCCAAAACCACCCTACACAGAGGCATTTGGTGGTAGCTGGCGATGAAGAAG GTTCGATAACGATATGGGATTTGCGCCAAAACACATATCCTGTGAATGTGTTGGATGCTCATGAGGGAGGCGTTATGGAAATACACTTCCATCCAGATCATCCTGACCAGCTATTCACTTGTTCCACTGATGGGGATGTTTGGCATTGGTCGCCTAAATGTGGCAGTGCCTCTAGTTTGCTGAATGGGGAGAATGTTTGGTTGGCATCCGAGGCTATCAAAAATAAGTTGGATGTTTTTACGCTCATGCCTAAATTGCACAAACCAATCAATAGTCTGGATGTTAACAGAAATAAGGTTCTTTGTGGGTGCGATAACGAGGCGGTTTATTTAATCAATggagttaatgtttttaagtaa